One Flavobacterium sp. 90 DNA segment encodes these proteins:
- a CDS encoding phosphopantetheine-binding protein, with amino-acid sequence MNKEEIIARINGFLVDEFEVDNDDIEPDANLKDTLGLDSLDYVDLVVSIESNFGVKLVEADFVGIATFQNFYDLIDTKLKAKAV; translated from the coding sequence ATGAATAAAGAAGAGATTATAGCAAGAATTAATGGTTTTTTGGTTGATGAATTTGAAGTAGATAATGATGATATTGAACCAGATGCTAATCTAAAAGATACACTTGGGTTAGATAGTTTAGATTATGTTGATTTAGTAGTTTCTATTGAATCTAACTTTGGTGTAAAACTGGTTGAAGCTGATTTTGTTGGAATTGCTACTTTTCAAAATTTTTACGACCTGATCGATACCAAACTAAAAGCTAAAGCTGTTTAA
- a CDS encoding WG repeat-containing protein encodes MKKTLIFLFVCCIQFVNSQELALVKKDSKIGYISKDGNFKIEPQYKSAKNFSEGLAAVENGGKWGFIDSKGSWAIPATFSDAKEFNNGIAIVKNDKDWVYINTKGEIQKAPTSEKLYDFDNGVAFIKQGDKIGLINPKMEVVLQPKYDVIKPFENGFARVGINKKWGIINTSGKELVEPAYDEIGNYFKGTTWARKDKTFGIVSAGNFIAVDGAEKIWDFDSQDLTFAKKNGKIGFIDLKGNWVITPIYDKAKAFSKNLAPVCVGSKWGYINPKAEFVIEPTYSDAEVFSTNGLAPVKEKNWGFINESGKLVIPTQYGITANGIIAMFIKQDKGFIDGVARVKNEGKWGFLKPDGTVLSNQWFENAELFSKGSEKIQATESVSDKPKAETKPAAKPATKKKK; translated from the coding sequence ATGAAAAAAACACTTATTTTTTTATTCGTATGTTGCATTCAATTTGTTAATAGTCAAGAATTGGCTTTAGTTAAAAAAGACTCTAAAATTGGATATATTTCCAAAGACGGAAACTTTAAAATTGAGCCTCAATATAAATCTGCAAAGAATTTCTCTGAAGGTTTGGCTGCTGTAGAAAACGGCGGAAAATGGGGTTTTATTGACTCAAAAGGAAGCTGGGCAATTCCGGCAACTTTTAGTGACGCTAAAGAATTTAACAACGGAATTGCAATCGTAAAAAACGATAAAGACTGGGTGTATATTAATACAAAAGGTGAAATTCAGAAAGCACCAACTTCTGAAAAATTGTATGATTTTGATAATGGTGTTGCTTTTATAAAACAAGGCGATAAAATTGGTTTAATCAACCCAAAAATGGAAGTTGTTTTACAACCAAAATACGATGTAATCAAACCGTTTGAAAATGGTTTTGCAAGAGTTGGAATCAATAAAAAATGGGGAATTATTAATACTTCCGGAAAAGAATTGGTTGAACCTGCATACGACGAAATCGGAAATTATTTTAAAGGCACAACCTGGGCAAGAAAAGACAAAACTTTCGGAATTGTAAGCGCAGGAAATTTTATTGCTGTTGATGGTGCCGAAAAAATTTGGGATTTTGATTCTCAGGATTTGACTTTTGCTAAAAAGAACGGAAAAATTGGATTCATTGACTTAAAAGGAAACTGGGTAATTACTCCTATATATGATAAAGCAAAAGCATTCTCTAAAAATTTGGCTCCGGTTTGCGTCGGATCTAAATGGGGATATATTAATCCAAAAGCAGAATTCGTAATTGAACCAACTTATAGTGATGCAGAAGTTTTTAGTACAAATGGATTAGCGCCTGTAAAAGAAAAAAATTGGGGATTTATAAATGAATCAGGAAAACTGGTAATTCCAACTCAATACGGAATTACTGCAAATGGAATTATTGCCATGTTTATAAAACAAGATAAAGGTTTTATCGATGGCGTTGCAAGAGTAAAAAATGAAGGAAAATGGGGATTTCTTAAACCAGACGGAACGGTATTGAGCAATCAATGGTTTGAAAATGCTGAGTTATTTTCGAAAGGATCAGAAAAAATTCAAGCAACTGAAAGTGTTTCTGATAAACCAAAAGCAGAAACAAAACCTGCAGCGAAACCAGCAACTAAAAAGAAGAAATAA
- a CDS encoding lipid A biosynthesis acyltransferase produces the protein MSQWDGKSKGTVLGYRIFVFLIQKAGVKAAYVLLYFVASYYFLFLKKSNQAIFYYFKERLNYSYFKSKKLVFKSYYTFGQTIIDKVSISAGMRNKFSYEFDGIETLKKLLAEKKGGVLISAHIGNFEIAEHFLGDIDLNFQINLVTTDLEHSAIKNYLESVTQKPTVKFIIIKDDLSHIFEINAALANNELVCFTGDRYFEGTKSLSEEILGKEANFPAGPFLIASRLKVPVVFVYVMKEPNLHYHLYAREATVKHRDEKALLKEYVKSVESIVQKYPLQWFNYFDFWNDLKN, from the coding sequence ATGAGTCAATGGGATGGCAAATCAAAAGGAACAGTTTTAGGCTATAGAATATTCGTTTTTTTAATACAAAAAGCGGGTGTAAAGGCTGCTTATGTCCTACTCTATTTTGTTGCTTCTTACTACTTTTTGTTTCTAAAGAAAAGCAATCAGGCTATTTTTTATTATTTTAAAGAAAGACTGAACTATTCTTATTTCAAATCAAAAAAATTGGTTTTCAAAAGTTATTACACTTTTGGACAGACTATTATTGATAAGGTTTCCATTTCTGCGGGAATGCGAAATAAATTTTCCTATGAATTTGACGGAATCGAGACTCTGAAAAAACTTCTTGCCGAAAAAAAAGGCGGTGTTTTAATTAGCGCTCATATTGGAAATTTTGAAATTGCCGAACATTTTCTGGGCGACATTGATCTAAACTTTCAAATCAATTTAGTTACTACAGATTTAGAACATTCTGCAATAAAAAATTATCTGGAAAGCGTTACCCAAAAACCTACCGTAAAATTTATAATTATCAAAGACGATTTATCTCATATTTTTGAGATTAATGCAGCTTTAGCTAATAACGAATTAGTTTGTTTTACCGGCGATCGTTATTTTGAAGGCACCAAATCTCTTTCTGAAGAAATTCTGGGCAAAGAAGCTAACTTTCCTGCAGGTCCATTTTTGATCGCTTCACGACTAAAAGTTCCCGTTGTTTTTGTTTATGTAATGAAAGAACCCAACTTACATTATCATTTATACGCAAGAGAAGCAACGGTAAAACATCGTGATGAAAAAGCATTATTGAAAGAATACGTAAAAAGCGTTGAAAGTATCGTGCAGAAATATCCATTGCAATGGTTTAATTATTTCGACTTCTGGAATGATTTGAAAAACTAA
- a CDS encoding beta-ketoacyl-[acyl-carrier-protein] synthase family protein, which translates to MNKRVVITGMGIYSCIGTSLDEVKESLYNGKSGIKFDAERKEFGFQSALTGMVPKADLKNLLTRRQRMSIGEETEYAYMATIEALKNANIDDAFFDNREVGIMYGNDSVSKAIIDATDIVREKKDTALIGSGAIFKSMNSTVTMNLSTIFKLRGINLTISAACASGSHSIGLAYFLIKSGFQDIVITGGAQEINKYAMSSFDGLGVFSNRENEPEKASRPFDADRDGLIPSGGGATLILESYESAIARGANIIAEVVGYGFSSNGGHISTPNVEGPSIAMQRALDDAQLKATDIDYINAHATSTPVGDGNEAKAIFEVFGEKNPYVSSTKSMTGHECWMAGASEVIYSILMMQNDFIAPNINLENPDEDASKLNLVKTTLNKKFDIFLSNSFGFGGTNSALVVKKFKLNDE; encoded by the coding sequence ATGAATAAGAGAGTTGTAATTACTGGAATGGGAATTTATTCTTGTATCGGAACTTCTTTAGATGAAGTAAAAGAATCTTTGTACAACGGAAAATCCGGTATTAAGTTTGACGCCGAAAGAAAAGAATTTGGATTTCAATCTGCCTTAACGGGAATGGTTCCAAAAGCGGATCTAAAAAACTTATTGACCCGCAGACAGCGTATGAGCATTGGTGAAGAAACCGAATATGCTTATATGGCAACAATTGAAGCATTAAAAAACGCCAATATCGACGATGCCTTTTTCGACAATCGCGAAGTAGGAATCATGTACGGAAATGATAGTGTTTCAAAAGCTATTATTGACGCCACAGATATTGTTCGCGAGAAAAAAGATACCGCTTTAATAGGTTCCGGAGCGATTTTTAAATCCATGAATTCAACGGTAACAATGAATTTATCGACGATTTTTAAACTTCGAGGAATCAATCTTACTATAAGTGCCGCTTGCGCAAGTGGTTCACATTCTATTGGATTAGCTTATTTTTTAATAAAAAGCGGATTTCAGGATATCGTAATTACCGGCGGAGCTCAGGAAATCAACAAATATGCGATGAGCAGTTTTGACGGATTAGGTGTTTTTTCGAATAGAGAAAACGAACCTGAAAAAGCTTCACGCCCATTTGATGCTGATCGCGACGGATTAATTCCGAGTGGTGGCGGTGCAACGTTAATATTAGAAAGCTACGAATCGGCAATTGCCAGAGGCGCCAATATTATTGCAGAAGTTGTAGGTTACGGTTTCTCTTCAAACGGTGGACATATCTCAACTCCCAATGTCGAAGGTCCGTCTATAGCCATGCAACGAGCGCTTGACGATGCACAATTAAAAGCAACAGATATTGACTATATAAATGCACATGCAACTTCAACTCCGGTTGGAGACGGAAACGAAGCCAAAGCTATTTTTGAAGTCTTTGGTGAGAAAAATCCTTACGTAAGTTCTACAAAATCAATGACAGGACACGAATGTTGGATGGCTGGTGCAAGCGAGGTAATCTACTCTATCTTAATGATGCAGAACGATTTCATCGCTCCGAACATCAATTTGGAAAATCCTGATGAAGATGCTTCTAAATTAAATTTGGTCAAAACTACTTTAAACAAAAAATTTGACATATTTTTGTCCAATTCCTTCGGATTCGGAGGAACCAACTCTGCGTTGGTGGTTAAAAAGTTTAAATTGAACGATGAATAA
- a CDS encoding NAD(P)/FAD-dependent oxidoreductase, giving the protein MIKEFVDVLVIGAGPSGCVSASYLHNNNVKIKVVEKTKFPRLVVGESLIPRVMDHFAEAELFESLDAMNFEKKLGARFIRGEEICVFDFSQKFGEGWDWTWQVPRADFDNTMAQEVLRKGIDLEFETEVLEVSFEGKNSKTIVKDKDGNLKEIHAKFIIDSSGYGRVLPRLLDLDTPSKLDPHSSIFTHVKDINREEGEEGTQISFDILETEVWLWVIPFSNGNTSLGVVGPTDFINSLSENKDNAEALRNAIQKSDYYIKRFKGTEFLFEPVKLENYSRAVKRMYGDGFALTGNSSEFLDPVFSSGVAFATESGMLAAKLYLKESQGIEVDWEIEFTEYMKRGIAVFTTYVKEWYTGNLQTLFFHQPENPEVKEKICSVLAGYVWNEENPFVKKHDHVIANMAYLLNMQKEQSPE; this is encoded by the coding sequence ATGATAAAGGAGTTTGTAGATGTTTTAGTGATCGGTGCAGGACCTTCCGGATGTGTTTCTGCGTCGTATCTTCATAACAATAATGTTAAGATTAAAGTAGTAGAAAAAACAAAATTTCCAAGACTTGTTGTCGGCGAAAGCTTGATTCCCAGAGTTATGGATCATTTTGCAGAAGCGGAGCTGTTTGAAAGTCTTGATGCGATGAATTTCGAAAAGAAACTCGGAGCACGATTCATTAGAGGAGAAGAGATTTGTGTTTTTGATTTTAGCCAGAAATTTGGTGAAGGCTGGGATTGGACATGGCAGGTTCCACGTGCTGATTTTGACAACACAATGGCGCAGGAAGTGCTTAGAAAAGGAATTGATCTGGAGTTTGAAACCGAAGTTTTGGAAGTTTCTTTTGAAGGGAAAAATTCTAAAACAATCGTAAAAGATAAGGATGGAAATTTAAAAGAAATTCACGCCAAATTTATAATTGATTCCAGCGGATATGGCCGCGTTTTGCCAAGACTTTTAGATCTTGATACGCCATCAAAATTAGATCCGCATTCGTCGATATTTACACACGTAAAAGATATTAATAGAGAAGAAGGAGAAGAAGGAACTCAGATTTCATTTGATATTCTGGAAACAGAAGTTTGGTTATGGGTAATTCCGTTTTCGAATGGAAATACTAGTTTAGGAGTTGTTGGTCCAACGGATTTCATCAATTCACTTTCAGAAAATAAAGACAATGCCGAAGCTTTAAGAAATGCGATTCAGAAATCTGATTATTATATCAAAAGATTTAAAGGAACCGAGTTTTTGTTTGAACCGGTAAAACTCGAAAATTATTCGAGAGCCGTAAAAAGAATGTACGGAGACGGTTTTGCTTTGACAGGAAATAGTTCTGAATTTCTAGATCCGGTTTTTTCATCTGGAGTTGCTTTTGCAACAGAATCAGGAATGCTTGCTGCGAAATTATACCTTAAAGAATCACAAGGAATCGAAGTAGATTGGGAAATCGAATTTACGGAATATATGAAACGTGGAATTGCTGTTTTTACCACTTACGTGAAAGAATGGTACACAGGAAATCTTCAGACTTTGTTTTTTCATCAACCCGAAAATCCGGAAGTAAAAGAGAAAATCTGTTCGGTTTTGGCAGGTTATGTCTGGAACGAAGAAAATCCGTTTGTGAAGAAACACGATCATGTGATCGCAAATATGGCGTATTTACTGAATATGCAGAAAGAACAAAGCCCTGAATAA
- the fabG gene encoding 3-oxoacyl-ACP reductase FabG, translated as MKCVLVTGGSRGIGSAICKKLAVEANYHILINYHSNKTAAEETLQEIQKLGATGEILGFDVSNYEEVQSVLTKWQEANPEALVEAIVNNAGITKDGLFMWMTPEDWNGVVNTSVNGFFNVTQFFIQKMLRNKYGRIVNMVSVSGVKGTAGQTNYSAAKGAIVAATKALAQEVAKRNITVNAVAPGFIRTDMTSQLDEKELLKLIPVNRFGEAEEVADLVSFLISKKSSYITGEIININGGIYS; from the coding sequence ATGAAATGTGTATTAGTAACAGGCGGTTCAAGAGGAATTGGTAGTGCTATTTGTAAAAAACTGGCGGTTGAAGCCAACTATCATATTCTAATAAACTATCATTCGAATAAAACTGCTGCCGAAGAAACACTTCAGGAAATACAAAAATTAGGAGCAACAGGAGAAATCTTAGGTTTTGATGTTTCGAATTATGAGGAAGTGCAATCTGTTTTAACAAAATGGCAGGAAGCAAATCCGGAAGCACTTGTTGAAGCGATTGTAAACAATGCCGGAATTACAAAAGATGGTCTTTTTATGTGGATGACTCCCGAAGACTGGAATGGAGTTGTAAACACAAGTGTGAACGGTTTTTTTAATGTTACGCAGTTTTTTATTCAAAAAATGTTACGCAATAAATATGGCCGAATCGTAAATATGGTTTCTGTTTCCGGAGTAAAAGGAACGGCGGGACAAACTAATTATTCAGCAGCAAAAGGCGCGATTGTTGCTGCTACAAAAGCATTGGCACAAGAAGTTGCTAAACGAAATATTACTGTAAATGCGGTTGCTCCCGGATTTATCAGAACGGACATGACAAGCCAATTAGACGAAAAAGAATTATTAAAACTAATTCCGGTAAATCGTTTTGGTGAAGCCGAAGAAGTTGCAGATTTGGTAAGCTTTTTGATTTCTAAAAAATCAAGCTACATTACAGGCGAAATTATCAATATAAACGGAGGGATATATTCTTAA
- a CDS encoding sodium/sugar symporter, whose translation MNQNLAFADYAVFIIYFIVVSAYGYTVYRKRKQDEQDAKAYFLAEGNLTWWAIGASLIASNISAEQFIGMSGEGFFLGIAVAAYEWIAAIALIIVAVWFIPVYLKNKIYTMPQFLKTRYNESTALIMAVFWLFLYVFVNLTSILYLGAVAINGLAGGEYLHVIMIGLAVFALFISLGGMKVVAYTDVIQVAVLIIGGLVTSYIALTTVGQYFGVGENAIEGFKVLMREAPEHFKMIIPKPHDTVVTAQTSQLAIDKYLTFPGLLSYLAGIWIINLNYWGCNQYITQRALGADLQTARTGILFAGLLKLLMPLIVMLPGIAAYVLYTNGHLPQLVGGKDGAYSAVLTFLPTGLKGLSVAALTAAIVASLAGKVNSISTIYTLDIHKKYIQKEAGEKQQVNIGRIAVFAAMLLAVLFTWNDLLGIGGVGGFTYIQKYTGFISPGVFAMFILGMFWKRTTGAAAIVGVILGFLLSVLFNEYAPALFGNETLLYTAYSNGKGAFEIPFHICMGLSFFFTTLTMVAISFAGPKVNPKAFELDYEMFKVKPQTTVLIVITILSIIALYVKFW comes from the coding sequence ATGAACCAGAACCTCGCTTTCGCAGATTATGCGGTTTTTATTATCTATTTTATCGTAGTTTCTGCCTACGGTTACACGGTTTACCGTAAGCGTAAACAAGACGAACAAGATGCCAAAGCTTACTTTTTAGCTGAAGGAAATTTAACTTGGTGGGCTATTGGAGCTTCTCTGATTGCATCAAATATTTCAGCTGAACAATTTATCGGAATGAGTGGTGAAGGTTTCTTTTTAGGAATTGCCGTTGCTGCTTATGAGTGGATTGCTGCTATCGCATTGATAATCGTTGCGGTTTGGTTTATTCCGGTATATCTTAAAAATAAGATTTATACAATGCCTCAATTCTTAAAAACACGTTATAATGAATCGACTGCGTTGATTATGGCTGTTTTCTGGTTGTTTTTGTATGTTTTTGTAAATTTAACTTCTATCCTATATTTAGGAGCAGTTGCTATTAATGGTTTAGCTGGTGGAGAATATCTGCACGTAATCATGATTGGATTGGCTGTTTTTGCTTTGTTTATTTCTCTTGGAGGAATGAAAGTTGTTGCTTATACTGACGTTATTCAGGTTGCAGTTTTAATTATTGGAGGTTTGGTAACTTCATATATTGCTCTTACAACAGTTGGACAATATTTTGGAGTTGGCGAAAATGCAATCGAAGGTTTCAAAGTTTTAATGAGAGAAGCTCCGGAGCATTTCAAAATGATTATCCCAAAACCACACGATACTGTAGTTACGGCACAAACTTCTCAACTTGCGATTGACAAATACTTAACCTTCCCTGGATTATTATCTTACTTGGCTGGTATCTGGATTATCAACTTAAACTACTGGGGTTGTAACCAATACATTACTCAAAGAGCTTTGGGTGCTGATTTGCAAACAGCTCGTACAGGAATTTTATTTGCTGGTCTATTAAAATTATTAATGCCTTTAATCGTAATGTTACCTGGTATCGCTGCTTACGTTTTATACACTAACGGACATTTACCTCAATTAGTTGGAGGAAAAGACGGCGCATATTCTGCTGTATTGACTTTCTTGCCAACAGGATTAAAAGGACTTTCTGTAGCTGCATTAACTGCTGCAATTGTAGCTTCATTAGCTGGAAAAGTAAACAGTATTTCTACAATCTATACATTAGATATTCATAAAAAATACATCCAGAAAGAAGCTGGCGAAAAACAACAAGTAAACATTGGTAGAATTGCCGTTTTTGCTGCAATGCTTTTGGCTGTTTTATTTACATGGAATGACCTTTTAGGAATTGGCGGAGTTGGTGGATTCACTTACATCCAAAAATACACAGGTTTTATTAGCCCTGGAGTTTTCGCAATGTTTATTCTTGGTATGTTCTGGAAAAGAACAACTGGAGCTGCGGCAATTGTTGGAGTAATTTTAGGATTCTTATTGTCTGTTTTATTCAATGAATATGCTCCGGCATTATTTGGAAACGAGACCTTATTATATACTGCTTATTCTAATGGAAAAGGAGCATTCGAAATTCCGTTCCACATTTGTATGGGATTATCATTCTTCTTCACAACATTAACAATGGTTGCGATCAGTTTTGCAGGACCAAAAGTTAATCCAAAAGCTTTTGAGTTGGACTACGAAATGTTTAAAGTAAAACCACAAACAACGGTTTTAATCGTAATCACTATATTATCTATTATCGCATTGTACGTTAAATTCTGGTAG
- a CDS encoding dialkylrecorsinol condensing enzyme DarA — translation MKNVLVIFYSQSGQLESIAKNIAKPFLNSEEIKVTFHEIQLEKPFPFPWNKTSFFDAFPESFLQIPTKLKPVSDEVLNTKFDLVLFHYQVWFLSPSIPVNSFLKSPEAKTILNNTPVITINGSRNMWVMAQEKIKVLLRDANAKLVGNVALVDRVGNLISVITIVNWMFSGVKKRYLGFFPLPGVSDKDIQESDKFGEIMLSQFKQNKLEDLQPKLVEIGAVKISPYLVTVDKTANKIFNKWSNLIHKNQKNRKTLLKIFYVYLFLAIWLISPIVYILHLITYPFKFKTIKKETQYYQGV, via the coding sequence ATGAAAAATGTTCTCGTTATTTTTTATTCCCAATCCGGACAACTAGAATCGATTGCGAAAAACATTGCAAAACCATTCTTAAATTCAGAAGAAATAAAAGTAACTTTTCACGAAATACAATTAGAAAAGCCATTCCCGTTTCCTTGGAATAAAACCTCTTTTTTTGATGCTTTTCCGGAATCTTTTTTACAGATTCCAACAAAGCTTAAACCCGTTTCTGATGAAGTTTTAAACACAAAATTTGATTTGGTTCTTTTTCATTATCAAGTTTGGTTTTTATCGCCTTCAATTCCTGTTAATTCCTTTTTAAAAAGTCCCGAAGCCAAAACAATATTAAACAATACTCCCGTTATAACTATTAATGGTTCTCGTAATATGTGGGTTATGGCTCAGGAAAAAATTAAAGTTTTATTGCGTGATGCAAATGCAAAATTGGTTGGAAACGTTGCATTAGTAGATCGCGTTGGAAATTTAATCAGCGTAATTACAATTGTAAATTGGATGTTTTCTGGTGTAAAGAAAAGATATTTGGGCTTTTTTCCGCTTCCGGGAGTTTCTGATAAAGACATTCAGGAGTCGGATAAATTTGGCGAAATCATGCTTTCCCAATTCAAACAGAACAAACTCGAAGATTTACAGCCAAAATTAGTCGAAATAGGTGCGGTAAAAATCAGTCCGTATTTAGTAACTGTAGATAAAACGGCCAATAAAATTTTTAATAAGTGGTCAAATTTGATTCATAAGAATCAAAAAAACAGGAAAACGCTTCTTAAAATATTTTATGTTTATTTATTCCTTGCAATATGGCTAATCTCACCAATAGTATATATATTGCACCTTATTACCTATCCATTCAAGTTCAAAACCATAAAAAAAGAAACTCAATATTATCAAGGAGTTTAG
- a CDS encoding aromatic amino acid ammonia-lyase, producing the protein MNTINEYLSLAEFESIIFGNNKVAISDVVLNRVNESFNFLKEFSGNKIIYGVNTGFGPMAQYRIKESDQIQLQYNLIRSHSSGTGKPLSPVCAKAAILARLNTLSLGNSGVHPSVIHLMAELINRDITPLIFEHGGVGASGDLVQLSHLALVLIGEGEVFYKGDRRPTQEVFEIEGLKPIQVEIREGLALINGTSVMTGIGVVNVHHANKLLDWSLKCSCAINELVQAYDDHFSEELNQTKRHKGQQEVAQRMRKNLSDSTLIRKREDHLYSGENTEEIFKEKVQEYYSLRCVPQILGPVLETINNVASILEDEFNSANDNPIIDVKNKHVYHGGNFHGDYISLEMDKLKIVITKLTMLAERQLNYLLNSKINEILPPFVNLGTLGFNFGMQGVQFTATSTTAESQMLSNPMYVHSIPNNNDNQDIVSMGTNAAVITSKVIENAFEVLAIEMITIVQAIDYLAQKDQISSVTKKWYNDIRTIIPVFKEDQVMYPFVQKVKDYLINS; encoded by the coding sequence ATGAACACAATTAATGAATATTTAAGTTTAGCAGAATTCGAATCTATTATTTTTGGAAATAACAAAGTTGCAATCAGCGATGTAGTCCTGAATCGAGTAAATGAAAGCTTTAATTTTCTGAAAGAATTTTCGGGAAATAAAATTATATACGGTGTAAATACTGGTTTTGGACCAATGGCTCAATACCGAATTAAAGAATCTGACCAAATTCAATTACAATACAACTTAATCAGAAGTCACTCTTCGGGAACCGGAAAACCTTTAAGCCCGGTTTGTGCAAAAGCAGCAATTTTGGCTCGATTAAATACACTTTCTTTAGGTAATTCAGGAGTTCATCCTTCGGTAATTCACTTAATGGCAGAATTGATTAACAGAGATATTACTCCGCTTATTTTTGAACACGGAGGCGTTGGTGCCAGCGGAGATTTAGTACAATTATCACATTTAGCTTTAGTTTTAATTGGCGAAGGCGAAGTTTTTTATAAAGGCGACCGAAGACCGACTCAGGAAGTTTTTGAAATCGAAGGTTTAAAACCAATTCAGGTAGAAATCAGAGAAGGTTTGGCTTTAATAAACGGAACTTCTGTAATGACCGGAATTGGAGTTGTAAATGTGCATCACGCTAATAAATTATTAGATTGGTCGCTAAAATGTTCTTGTGCCATAAACGAATTGGTTCAGGCTTATGACGATCATTTTTCTGAAGAATTAAACCAAACCAAACGTCATAAAGGACAACAGGAAGTAGCTCAAAGAATGAGAAAAAATCTTTCTGACAGTACTTTAATCCGCAAAAGAGAAGACCATTTATATTCGGGAGAAAATACCGAAGAAATCTTCAAAGAAAAAGTTCAGGAATATTATTCGTTACGTTGTGTACCTCAAATTTTAGGCCCGGTTTTAGAAACCATAAACAATGTTGCTTCTATTTTAGAAGACGAATTTAACTCGGCAAACGACAATCCTATTATAGATGTGAAAAACAAACACGTTTATCATGGAGGAAATTTCCACGGAGATTATATTTCACTTGAAATGGATAAACTGAAAATTGTTATTACCAAATTAACAATGTTGGCAGAACGTCAATTGAATTATTTATTGAATTCAAAAATCAACGAAATTCTTCCTCCATTTGTCAATTTAGGAACATTAGGATTTAATTTCGGAATGCAGGGCGTTCAGTTTACTGCAACCTCAACAACTGCCGAAAGTCAAATGTTATCAAACCCAATGTATGTTCACAGTATCCCGAACAATAACGACAATCAGGATATTGTAAGTATGGGAACAAATGCAGCGGTAATTACCTCAAAAGTAATCGAAAATGCTTTTGAAGTTTTAGCGATCGAAATGATTACAATCGTTCAGGCAATTGATTATTTGGCTCAAAAAGATCAAATTTCATCTGTTACTAAAAAATGGTACAATGATATTAGAACTATAATTCCTGTATTTAAGGAAGATCAGGTTATGTATCCTTTTGTTCAAAAAGTAAAAGATTACCTGATCAATAGTTAA